In Hallerella succinigenes, the following are encoded in one genomic region:
- the purT gene encoding formate-dependent phosphoribosylglycinamide formyltransferase, whose product MAAELGSIGTPLSTSATRVLFCGAGELGKEVIIEMMRLGAETIAVDRYANAPGMQVAHRSHVINMLDGAELRRVIEMEKPDYIVPEVEAIATPTLVELEKEGYNVIPTAMATRLTMNREGIRRLAAEDLGIKTSPYRFADTEEDFKAAVKAVGIPCVVKPVMSSSGHGQSTVKCEEDIDKAWNISQTAGRTGKPSRVIVEGFVPFDYEITMLTVRHVGGTSFLEPVGHHQVSGDYQESWQPQPMSAHVLEQAHDIAKKVTDALGGRGIFGVELFVCGEEVLFSEVSPRPHDTGMVTLISQDLSEFALHARAILGLPIPNIAFRGPSASKAIVVEGESDKVRFSNLAKVLETPDTGIRLFGKPQVGGHRRMGVLLARANSVEKAVETVKEMREKLSVEL is encoded by the coding sequence ATGGCAGCAGAACTTGGATCGATTGGTACACCTCTGAGCACGAGCGCAACGCGCGTTCTCTTTTGCGGTGCAGGTGAACTCGGCAAGGAAGTCATCATTGAAATGATGCGCCTTGGCGCCGAAACGATTGCCGTGGACCGCTACGCAAACGCTCCGGGTATGCAGGTGGCGCACCGCAGTCATGTAATCAATATGCTCGACGGTGCGGAACTGCGCCGTGTGATCGAAATGGAAAAGCCGGACTACATCGTTCCGGAAGTCGAAGCGATTGCGACGCCGACCCTCGTGGAACTCGAAAAGGAAGGCTACAACGTGATTCCGACCGCCATGGCGACACGTCTCACGATGAACCGCGAAGGCATTCGCCGTCTTGCCGCTGAAGATCTAGGCATTAAGACGTCCCCGTACCGCTTTGCCGATACCGAAGAAGATTTTAAGGCCGCCGTGAAGGCTGTGGGCATTCCGTGCGTCGTAAAGCCCGTGATGAGCTCTTCGGGTCACGGACAGAGCACGGTCAAGTGCGAAGAAGATATCGATAAGGCTTGGAACATTTCTCAGACCGCAGGTCGCACGGGTAAGCCTTCCCGCGTGATCGTCGAAGGTTTTGTGCCGTTCGACTATGAAATTACGATGCTCACCGTGCGTCATGTGGGCGGTACGAGCTTCCTCGAACCGGTCGGTCACCACCAGGTGAGCGGTGACTATCAGGAATCCTGGCAGCCGCAGCCGATGAGTGCCCATGTGCTCGAACAGGCTCACGACATTGCCAAAAAGGTGACGGACGCTCTCGGCGGTCGTGGCATCTTTGGCGTGGAGCTTTTTGTGTGCGGCGAAGAAGTGCTTTTTAGCGAAGTGAGCCCGCGTCCGCATGACACCGGCATGGTGACTCTCATTTCCCAGGATCTTTCGGAATTTGCCTTGCACGCTCGTGCAATCCTCGGGCTTCCGATTCCGAACATCGCATTCCGCGGTCCGTCCGCTTCCAAGGCAATCGTTGTTGAAGGCGAATCGGATAAGGTGCGATTTAGCAATCTCGCCAAAGTCCTCGAAACTCCGGATACGGGCATTCGCCTGTTCGGTAAGCCGCAGGTGGGCGGTCACCGTCGGATGGGCGTTTTGCTTGCCCGCGCGAACTCCGTCGAAAAGGCGGTGGAAACGGTAAAGGAAATGCGCGAAAAGCTGAGCGTCGAACTATAG